The following proteins are encoded in a genomic region of Chryseobacterium cucumeris:
- the bcp gene encoding thioredoxin-dependent thiol peroxidase: MLKVGDKLPEFEGFNQDGETVTSSKLIGKKLVVFFYPQANTPTCTVEACNLSDNYSKLEKAGYQLLGVSGDSVKKQKNFHSKFAFPYDLIADENRDIIEKFGVWQEKKTFGKTYMGIVRTTFIFDENGVCTRVIEKVTSKTAAEQILEG; this comes from the coding sequence ATGCTGAAAGTTGGAGATAAATTACCTGAATTTGAAGGATTCAATCAAGATGGAGAAACGGTAACCTCATCAAAGTTAATAGGAAAAAAACTGGTTGTTTTCTTCTATCCGCAAGCGAATACACCAACCTGTACAGTGGAAGCCTGCAATCTGAGTGATAATTATTCCAAGCTTGAAAAAGCAGGGTATCAGTTACTGGGAGTAAGTGGTGACAGTGTAAAGAAACAGAAGAACTTTCACAGTAAATTCGCATTTCCTTATGATCTTATTGCTGATGAAAACCGAGATATCATTGAAAAATTCGGGGTCTGGCAGGAGAAAAAAACGTTTGGAAAAACGTATATGGGAATTGTAAGAACGACTTTTATTTTCGATGAAAATGGTGTCTGTACAAGAGTGATTGAAAAAGTAACGTCAAAGACTGCTGCTGAGCAGATTCTGGAAGGATAA
- a CDS encoding GNAT family N-acetyltransferase, translated as MSLKKHPNADNIYETERLILRPMSREDKDFVFDLYNRPKFIQHIGNRNVNSVEDAENYILNRFAPQIERLGFGNYLLITKEGNEKVGAVGIFEREGLDIVDIGYSLLEEFEGRGYAYEAAQKVKSIGMDDFGLTKISAIISKDNISSQKLIEKLGLRFKKHVILPGETEELNYYETE; from the coding sequence ATGAGTCTAAAAAAACACCCAAACGCAGATAATATCTATGAGACTGAGCGATTAATCCTTCGTCCCATGTCCCGTGAAGATAAAGATTTTGTCTTTGACCTTTATAACAGGCCAAAATTCATTCAACATATCGGCAACCGCAACGTTAATTCTGTTGAAGATGCCGAAAATTATATTCTCAACAGATTTGCTCCCCAGATTGAAAGACTTGGATTTGGAAACTATCTTTTAATAACCAAAGAAGGCAATGAAAAAGTAGGGGCAGTAGGAATCTTTGAAAGAGAAGGTCTTGATATCGTGGATATAGGATATTCTCTGCTGGAAGAGTTCGAAGGTAGGGGATATGCCTACGAAGCAGCTCAGAAAGTGAAGTCTATTGGAATGGATGATTTCGGATTAACAAAAATATCAGCCATTATTTCAAAGGATAATATTTCTTCCCAAAAACTGATCGAAAAATTAGGGTTGAGGTTTAAAAAACACGTCATACTTCCAGGCGAAACCGAAGAACTCAACTATTACGAAACCGAATAA
- a CDS encoding mannose-1-phosphate guanylyltransferase, translated as MLKSDRYCVIMAGGIGSRFWPMSTQKFPKQFQDILGTGRTMIQQTYDRISKVIPKEQIFVITNKEYVPVSHQQLPEIPEENIVGEPLMKNTAACNLYMANKIAEINPDATMIVLPADHLILKEDVFLEKVELAFELASKNDYLVTLGITPTRPDTGYGYIQFVEKKGSEYFKVKTFTEKPILEIAQSFLESGDFLWNAGIFVWNVKSIHHAFDLYLPEMMQHFMACEYNSEKENSCIETIYPKVQKISIDNGILEKAKNVYVIPSDLGWSDLGTWTSVYENTEKDKDGNAVKLKHLLAYNSKGNIIRLKNNNKAVIIDGLENYIVVDTDKALLICPRDNDQLIKDYVLDLKNFKKGEKFM; from the coding sequence ATGTTAAAATCAGATAGATATTGCGTTATAATGGCGGGAGGAATCGGGAGCCGGTTCTGGCCGATGAGTACGCAAAAATTTCCAAAACAGTTTCAGGATATTTTAGGAACCGGGCGCACTATGATTCAGCAGACCTATGACAGAATCAGCAAGGTAATTCCTAAAGAGCAGATATTCGTAATTACGAATAAAGAGTATGTTCCTGTTTCCCATCAGCAGCTTCCGGAAATTCCTGAAGAGAATATTGTGGGCGAGCCCTTGATGAAGAATACAGCCGCTTGTAATCTGTATATGGCCAACAAAATTGCTGAGATTAATCCGGATGCAACGATGATTGTATTGCCGGCAGATCATCTGATCCTTAAAGAAGATGTATTTTTGGAGAAAGTGGAGCTGGCATTTGAGCTGGCTTCAAAAAATGATTATCTGGTAACATTAGGGATTACCCCTACAAGGCCTGATACCGGATACGGATATATTCAGTTTGTAGAAAAAAAGGGTTCGGAATATTTTAAAGTGAAAACATTCACAGAAAAGCCTATCCTTGAAATTGCCCAAAGCTTTCTGGAAAGCGGTGATTTCCTTTGGAATGCAGGAATTTTTGTATGGAATGTGAAAAGTATCCATCATGCCTTTGATCTTTATCTTCCAGAAATGATGCAGCATTTTATGGCTTGTGAGTACAACTCAGAAAAAGAAAATAGCTGTATTGAAACCATTTATCCGAAGGTTCAGAAGATTTCTATTGATAACGGAATTTTAGAAAAAGCAAAGAATGTTTATGTGATTCCATCAGATTTGGGATGGAGCGATCTTGGAACATGGACTTCTGTATATGAAAATACAGAAAAAGATAAAGACGGAAACGCGGTAAAACTGAAACATTTACTTGCTTATAATTCAAAAGGAAATATCATCCGTTTAAAGAATAATAACAAGGCCGTAATCATTGATGGTCTTGAAAACTATATTGTTGTAGATACAGATAAGGCACTTCTGATCTGTCCGCGTGATAATGACCAGCTCATTAAAGACTATGTTCTTGATCTGAAAAACTTTAAGAAAGGCGAGAAGTTCATGTAA
- a CDS encoding SprT-like domain-containing protein, producing the protein MPIQSLEKYLPQNTLKYLRIWFADYYIHIKVTRNRNSKLGDYRKLPDNSHEITVNSTLTPQLFFFVLTHELAHLIAFEKYGRRISPHGNEWKETFRNMLLESLEIYDEELKPIIIKFSKSPKANFMASPDLVRYFHTEKQDDSLHFIEELKKGEFFIYRNEKYLLEGLVKKNYLCKNLATGRKYSFKPLARVEKCS; encoded by the coding sequence ATGCCAATTCAATCATTAGAAAAATACTTACCTCAAAATACACTTAAATATTTAAGAATCTGGTTTGCAGATTACTATATACATATAAAAGTTACAAGAAACAGAAATTCAAAACTGGGAGATTACAGAAAACTTCCGGACAATTCGCATGAAATTACGGTAAATTCAACCCTTACCCCACAACTTTTTTTCTTTGTGCTTACTCACGAGCTCGCACATCTGATTGCTTTCGAAAAATATGGACGGAGAATTTCGCCCCACGGCAACGAATGGAAAGAAACTTTTAGAAATATGCTTCTGGAAAGCCTTGAAATATATGATGAAGAGCTCAAACCTATCATTATAAAATTTTCAAAATCGCCTAAAGCCAATTTCATGGCAAGCCCTGATCTGGTAAGATATTTTCATACTGAGAAACAGGATGATAGTCTTCATTTTATCGAGGAGCTTAAAAAGGGAGAATTCTTTATCTATCGCAACGAAAAGTATTTATTAGAAGGTCTGGTTAAAAAAAACTATCTTTGTAAGAACCTGGCTACTGGAAGGAAGTATTCTTTCAAGCCTTTAGCGAGGGTAGAAAAATGTAGCTAA
- a CDS encoding TolC family protein — protein MKKVWIIVFGLGYLGLSAQKKWSLKECVSYAVEHNLQVIQNEYNKQNQEYNLKAAQKEYLPSVSGSMTNGVSFGQGSLGAGSFRNDRFNNSVGLGADILLYNNGRLEKNVRKAQFDVEASQYDIETIKNDISLQIAQQYLTALLNKEIVKISQSAVDNAQKQFDRAKITTQVGTTAQTVLAEAEAALAREKQNLKTAEVNVGRALFAIAQLLQLSDYKGFDVEDVNVPEKLDLQLNTVDEVLTTAYEIQPQIKAAESRIRSAEAQTEVTKTAFWPTLTASAGLNTFYNRQFDPMPGTVQGTFFEQYKDQFGQNVGLSLNIPIFNKGKTKLQVEQSKVNESIARNTLEQQKQTVRQNVQKAQFDADANYETYLAAVEAEKSSKLALDFADKSYAAGRTTIYDVNVARNNYANAQGSVAQAKYNYLFSLKLLNFYAGIPLSL, from the coding sequence GTTATCCAAAATGAGTATAACAAACAAAACCAGGAATATAATCTTAAAGCAGCCCAAAAAGAATATTTACCATCTGTATCGGGGAGTATGACGAATGGGGTGAGTTTCGGGCAAGGGTCATTAGGAGCGGGAAGTTTTAGAAACGATAGATTCAATAACAGTGTTGGTCTGGGAGCCGATATTTTGCTCTATAATAATGGAAGATTAGAGAAAAATGTACGAAAAGCCCAGTTTGATGTAGAAGCAAGCCAATATGACATTGAAACCATTAAAAATGATATCTCTCTTCAGATTGCTCAACAATATCTGACAGCCTTGTTGAATAAGGAGATTGTTAAAATCTCTCAGAGTGCTGTGGATAATGCCCAGAAACAGTTTGACAGAGCTAAGATCACAACCCAGGTTGGGACAACTGCCCAGACGGTTCTAGCTGAGGCTGAAGCTGCGCTGGCAAGAGAGAAACAAAACCTTAAAACGGCAGAAGTAAATGTTGGACGTGCTTTATTTGCCATCGCTCAGCTATTACAGCTTTCAGATTACAAAGGTTTCGATGTGGAAGATGTAAACGTTCCGGAAAAACTTGATTTACAGCTTAATACTGTGGATGAAGTGCTTACAACGGCGTATGAGATACAACCTCAGATCAAAGCAGCCGAAAGCAGGATAAGATCTGCCGAAGCACAAACTGAAGTAACCAAAACAGCATTCTGGCCAACGTTAACGGCAAGTGCGGGTCTTAACACTTTCTATAACAGGCAGTTTGATCCTATGCCAGGTACTGTGCAGGGAACTTTTTTTGAACAATATAAAGATCAGTTCGGGCAAAATGTTGGATTATCATTGAATATTCCTATCTTCAATAAAGGAAAAACAAAACTTCAGGTAGAACAGTCTAAGGTCAATGAGAGTATAGCCAGAAATACACTAGAACAACAGAAACAGACGGTAAGACAAAATGTTCAGAAAGCTCAGTTTGATGCTGATGCCAATTATGAAACCTATCTGGCTGCAGTGGAAGCTGAAAAAAGCTCAAAACTGGCTCTTGATTTTGCCGATAAAAGTTATGCTGCCGGAAGAACCACCATCTACGACGTCAATGTGGCGAGAAATAATTATGCAAATGCACAGGGATCAGTAGCGCAGGCAAAATATAATTATCTTTTTAGTCTTAAACTATTGAATTTCTATGCAGGAATTCCATTAAGTTTGTAA